The proteins below are encoded in one region of Reichenbachiella sp. 5M10:
- a CDS encoding LamG-like jellyroll fold domain-containing protein, with amino-acid sequence MRAIFNSLAVILFILLSHWKAVAGGGVSNFNYDFCKNQVSFRVHIEEVYNGGGVCAVGSFADRTSSAEVNIVVNGTSTRIYDLVRTSSTYSWSKNSGFSASYSWHNTTDNVGCAASTGHRYHKYTDFTINLPDDKSGEGQTFKIEYKSVYNGSSKSWASGNQTAPNIPRIVGPLELEPLCDGVELEWEKPSFSCTNASFVIYRDGVYRAAVSFNTLKWKDTNVAYDNVSDHEYEVRVRHDSEVRDLGLPTSVDGNPIKNFDSSNYFESFSLSTPNFCDQSVRLQWEIDDQVDIDYFEVERDVTDAFTAPIVSTVTQTFGTITFDDPGVPVNQDFYYRVRAFDNCGNQVYTKSEYTQHIMFEGPPSKPSIVQIIPATDGTDEATVEWTYPVDGTPVDYFQVYRDGSPRSDKLPIGTTSFVDDGLSNCLQYEYMVVAGKDCFDEANSMRVEQVISFNTDLNGFDELEVSKYHYNDRVALNWIVSSDNEASEIIIYRKREGSEDNPEIVNRQDIKTSSFEDFDTEPGVLYNYGQLAISCPNYVPSKLEIASMITDVGVRSETGIINGQINYEGGNAVEGVRVLATPSDGENRGVSLDMTNNLLTIPLENEGENWFPDKEWSLSFWFRLEDKSAGQTLMQVSDGTDYLQIAPLAGGATEFHEIDYLEATERIGVADELVGYMLPSGEVQSLQDQSILGQLSGTGFVQYSKEEISAFASGDTLYHFVGGEPWMVKQDEKWYPLETQRTSLAMADSLVGYLRGDTVYEAFDSDFVLAFIDSDQLRLAKHFNISYELGQAYASIKDNQMIFANDADTKGTIIDDVVYNAAGDAMHMIVGNNVYYVYRDELNNKLVRGKRFARRLPNDTDPEVSYDVFLLDKTITEEIQKGQSLGVVNTDRTKVFDTTGSGLTQYLIDPSGILRTAEYQDTVLYVPQGAASHAVTALTLTNLSTGEEEFLFNSAKDTLYQISLKDGYLDVEDFVRDATTDEYVYYLGQTLDGERQVFKAMGEQFSYIVNDTVNTYQKEAYQAALSIQAGSMGSEEIVLSPELYLGEYNNLLMTYDGADLILYINGKGVDTVAVSHLEDLFEAEDQEIHFGGFAGMIDEVLLWSGAKSQQSIDQDYNRYLSGGQEGLVGYWRIDEKVSTHAFDASYALDGTGKKAFNGHHATIGLAQWTNVVPEQEDLSFTAFTDADGNYSIQSIIYSGSGNNFKLVPVFGAHSFEPSNKILYIGPSQQIQNEKNFKDNSSFAVTGTVKYDPRILGYESADDPDAPNCYVEGVNIYIDDQPVLVDGQVLTTDANGRFEMDVPIGKHRIKVAKNNHTFAEAVWPPSGKYNFQDNVFDLVFYDNTTRTLIGKVVGGATEGEKISGSGQSINNIGTAEIKLKSIGKTCFETVVTTDVATGEYLVDLPPFRYNIVDLRVPSQTTEFNRELKRLAESSIDLSRDDLETDTVACTGTTCDSDLVLYDLKRDFVFRTRERFTVKQYRVGDDLVEIPGVLGSEFYEVLPGVSLDIKASPLPYEVFATGEYTWGITLSEEYENRDNNVLDSHNPIVYYQDTIRSGTIQIDNEIAGHSGVMSLENGEVIYTFSVGEPSLLIDRQYPEKSFTKTVQIIGPTTSWKEKDDLFRGIVLGTSLDKSQQSFYTVSQEEYQVVDIVLRDPPGSQSYTEFLNKAKFTKVRSSTYKRGFKQQGSIKMGVYYEQDIGTLISSNVAVKMKTTLGFVENSSGDRQAKETSIISFTEGVKLNTSKENKNTGAGSDLFVGNALNIFYSPSYNLDIIPLDSCGGVNECYANSFVVNSEEYAFARSKSISFNLQESTLFYYTQRQIEQLIADLEKDLVAVSDPDDQNRLKNQIRIWKSAIAQNEYDKLVAKYFASRNDSDYRKENISFGYGSNIEKSYELGVTNDFGYSQQYSWYTAFDFHSDFSFFGAYTDINFQIGNAVYVETGNSSEQSSTQATTIHLQDDDPGDQYSVDVILSGANYDTDSAVISMNDLYSRFDQGVAAVPASAGSINDVDGEFHYVKPDTTDYINPVFITKGGRTSCPYEPEEKARYLEFLRPELLDDLQSKGIIGGYLEHPVDDNRFVIENSSSEDYVLNYGTFQRDQPGFRIEPRVQRGIPWSLNDRATFDIILENKNAEDTVRTYNLVVDQRTTGAGPTMRLDGERFIKGTPIALYGGEQLTKSITLRPVEDVYDYEDIVVYLVAGCQFDFGQDLDFQEDIYARDTLSVYFDPSCPIATVISPTPGWIVNNQVDSKVQVEIQEQSFYFANHEKIKLQFKATYQTDEDWVDAAVWSRDVDEVAEQRAIGENYFDFPIDNNYIVYDWDTEEYNLPDGGYQLRWQYMCTNGLESYSNLINGTLDRTSPHAFGRPSPADGVLSPNDEIILTLNEPIEAGLVDRDFIQVTGKINGTTLRHPTSIRFSDSDTDQVVIDHVQLQNTAITAEMWVRRDEEFAHREQELLHHGDATTTDLSLKLLADGRLQLTLGTFDVTSDAPVSLDVWSHVAFSIDPIENKAALYYNAELVGFNETFVATHFAATPLVLGGEGATSFTGNVHELRLWGQYMLSTDIASNFYRDLSGREIGLLGYWPLNEGRGALSEDRVLARHAAIHADWWSEPTSLAYDFDGTNPVTLASQAFDDDEDFSLEFWFKTANTSTADTMTLVSNGNVTGLDWEIAITPLGQIILTHDNSFFVLVGQSVLDQQWHHLGLVVNRVGKTSAFFDTNLISSFGADSFGGYGGPAVVLGSRLSFHESTQLPFEDSFVGQMDEFRLWRMAKRSEQIERMAYYKLDGDELGLVCYVPFEKYNELLRISEGSLDCYDEYDLGEEGMSTGEQYSVENPDIVLKPNETPVYFNYSVNGDKIIITLDEDSPETIENCILDISVRGLVDQNGNVMKSPVTWSAYVDRNQVSWEDRTVSLQKLIDEPLSFTSTLINEGGENQSFVVDNLPTWLSATPSSGVIAPEGEEDIVFTVNAGLNIGEYQEAIHLRTDFGFNETLLLDLKVSRSLPDDWVFSPEDFQYTMSFIGQVKIGEVYSVDDEDVVGVFVNDELRGMATLSYQEVYDTYQVFLSAYSNALSGEELEFRIWDASEGKVLNHIATPQIPSDPVWFIQNEIYGSPSTPIVFLSNEHVVTTVNIPKGWKWVSFSLDSDDLTRSSRLFAGQPLTSGDRIIGMDGLDIYDQENELWIGSLAGDNLPVGQGGLDVTKSYRVFSANTQRISFSGQPVDTQVSQIPLYSPTSESLAREWNWVSFLGQENMEINEALASLQASDGDIIKSQYAFAIYDPVLKWIGNLKYLSPNEGYVMKVSEDQQLVFPQSGLINASSRTNQVTAIYEQSGLDPHQYRDNMSMVVQVIGLDLASDAPVLEAYHEGQLRGVAEAQEVNGQSVYYLTVYGDASEDVVFKLRFGEKSYPLDESRVFEAATLEGTTDSPVLFNFHLEEDAYLGSNVYPNPFDTDVKFVFALDSDGFAQLRVVSMDGKLLIDREFLGNPEELVEFEWNGLDDHGGEVHRGVYVLKLQSASQDRSQLLIKE; translated from the coding sequence ATGAGAGCAATATTCAACAGTCTAGCAGTTATACTCTTTATTTTGCTGAGTCATTGGAAAGCAGTGGCTGGCGGAGGAGTGTCTAACTTTAACTACGACTTCTGTAAAAATCAAGTTTCCTTTAGAGTTCATATTGAGGAAGTTTATAATGGAGGCGGGGTTTGTGCGGTTGGAAGTTTTGCTGACCGTACCAGCAGTGCAGAGGTAAACATTGTTGTCAATGGTACGAGCACTCGAATTTATGATCTTGTCAGAACCTCATCTACTTATTCTTGGAGTAAAAATAGTGGGTTTTCAGCTTCTTATTCTTGGCACAACACTACGGATAATGTAGGGTGTGCAGCCTCTACAGGTCATCGATATCATAAGTATACGGATTTTACCATTAACCTGCCAGATGATAAATCTGGAGAAGGTCAGACGTTTAAAATAGAATACAAGAGTGTTTACAATGGAAGTTCAAAATCTTGGGCTTCAGGAAATCAGACAGCTCCGAATATTCCGCGTATAGTAGGACCTCTGGAGTTGGAGCCACTGTGTGACGGGGTTGAGTTGGAATGGGAGAAACCGAGCTTCTCGTGCACGAACGCGTCGTTCGTTATATATCGTGACGGGGTGTATCGAGCGGCTGTCTCTTTCAATACGTTGAAATGGAAGGATACTAACGTGGCTTACGATAACGTCTCGGATCACGAATACGAAGTACGGGTACGGCATGATTCGGAAGTCAGGGATTTGGGATTGCCTACCTCAGTAGATGGCAACCCAATCAAAAATTTTGATAGTTCGAATTACTTCGAATCTTTTTCTTTGAGCACCCCTAATTTTTGTGACCAATCGGTTCGTTTGCAGTGGGAGATAGATGATCAGGTAGATATAGACTATTTCGAAGTAGAGCGAGATGTTACCGATGCGTTTACTGCTCCTATTGTCAGCACAGTCACACAGACTTTTGGCACGATTACATTCGACGATCCAGGAGTACCGGTCAATCAGGATTTTTATTATAGGGTTAGAGCATTTGATAATTGTGGCAACCAAGTATACACCAAGAGTGAGTATACCCAGCACATTATGTTTGAGGGACCTCCTTCCAAACCCTCTATTGTGCAGATCATTCCAGCGACTGATGGGACAGACGAAGCAACGGTCGAATGGACCTACCCAGTAGACGGTACTCCTGTAGATTATTTTCAGGTCTATCGCGACGGATCACCTAGATCTGACAAGCTGCCCATCGGGACTACATCGTTTGTAGATGATGGTCTGAGCAACTGTCTACAGTATGAGTACATGGTCGTAGCAGGCAAGGACTGTTTTGATGAGGCGAACTCTATGCGTGTAGAACAGGTCATTTCATTCAATACGGACCTCAATGGCTTTGACGAATTAGAGGTGTCCAAATATCACTACAATGATCGTGTGGCACTGAATTGGATAGTGAGCAGTGACAATGAGGCTTCCGAGATCATCATATATCGAAAAAGAGAGGGATCGGAGGATAACCCCGAAATCGTAAATAGACAAGATATCAAAACCTCTTCATTTGAAGATTTTGATACCGAGCCAGGCGTACTGTACAACTATGGACAACTGGCCATTTCATGTCCGAACTACGTCCCGTCCAAGTTAGAAATCGCATCGATGATCACAGATGTAGGAGTCAGGTCCGAGACAGGTATCATCAACGGTCAAATCAACTACGAGGGAGGCAATGCCGTCGAAGGAGTGCGTGTATTGGCTACCCCCTCTGATGGAGAAAATAGAGGGGTCAGTCTCGATATGACCAACAATCTCTTGACAATCCCTCTAGAAAATGAAGGAGAAAACTGGTTTCCAGACAAGGAATGGTCTCTATCGTTTTGGTTTCGGTTGGAAGATAAATCCGCAGGACAAACCCTCATGCAGGTGTCTGATGGGACAGATTACTTGCAGATTGCACCTTTGGCAGGTGGTGCTACGGAGTTTCATGAGATAGACTATTTGGAGGCCACAGAGAGGATAGGGGTAGCAGACGAACTCGTGGGGTATATGTTGCCTTCTGGTGAGGTACAGTCCTTGCAGGATCAATCGATATTGGGCCAGCTGTCTGGGACGGGTTTTGTCCAGTATAGCAAGGAAGAGATTTCAGCTTTCGCTTCGGGAGATACGCTGTATCACTTTGTGGGAGGGGAGCCATGGATGGTCAAACAGGACGAGAAGTGGTATCCGTTGGAGACACAGCGCACCTCCCTAGCAATGGCAGACTCATTGGTCGGGTACTTGAGAGGAGACACGGTTTACGAAGCTTTTGATAGTGATTTTGTACTGGCTTTTATAGATAGTGATCAGCTGAGACTAGCCAAGCATTTCAATATCTCCTATGAGCTAGGGCAGGCGTATGCTAGCATCAAGGACAACCAAATGATATTCGCGAATGATGCGGACACCAAAGGGACGATTATAGATGATGTCGTATACAATGCAGCGGGTGATGCGATGCATATGATCGTGGGCAACAACGTGTACTACGTCTATAGAGACGAACTCAACAATAAGCTCGTCCGAGGAAAGCGCTTTGCGCGCAGGTTGCCAAATGATACAGACCCAGAAGTGAGTTATGACGTTTTTTTGCTTGACAAAACCATAACAGAGGAAATCCAAAAAGGACAGAGCCTAGGGGTCGTCAATACAGACAGAACGAAAGTCTTTGATACTACTGGATCGGGACTGACGCAGTACCTCATCGATCCATCAGGGATTCTTCGCACTGCCGAGTACCAGGACACCGTATTGTATGTGCCACAGGGAGCTGCTAGTCATGCTGTGACTGCTTTGACTTTGACGAACTTATCCACAGGCGAAGAAGAGTTTTTGTTCAACTCAGCGAAGGATACGCTGTATCAAATCTCCCTAAAGGATGGATACCTAGATGTGGAGGATTTTGTCCGGGACGCAACTACCGACGAGTATGTGTACTATTTGGGACAAACGCTAGACGGAGAGAGACAAGTTTTCAAGGCGATGGGAGAGCAGTTTTCATACATCGTCAACGATACCGTCAATACTTATCAAAAGGAGGCCTACCAAGCAGCCTTGAGTATCCAAGCAGGAAGTATGGGGAGCGAAGAGATTGTTTTGAGCCCGGAGCTTTACTTGGGAGAGTACAACAACCTGCTGATGACCTATGATGGTGCTGACTTGATCTTATATATCAATGGCAAAGGGGTGGATACAGTGGCTGTTTCTCATCTCGAAGATTTGTTTGAGGCGGAGGATCAGGAGATACATTTCGGAGGATTTGCGGGGATGATAGATGAGGTGTTGCTTTGGTCGGGAGCCAAGAGCCAGCAGAGTATTGATCAAGATTACAACCGCTACTTGTCAGGAGGACAGGAAGGTTTGGTTGGGTATTGGAGAATCGATGAAAAGGTCTCTACTCATGCGTTTGATGCCTCGTATGCCTTAGACGGTACAGGCAAGAAGGCTTTCAATGGTCACCATGCGACGATAGGACTTGCACAGTGGACGAATGTCGTGCCGGAGCAAGAGGATTTGTCCTTTACAGCCTTCACGGATGCAGACGGTAATTATTCTATTCAGTCTATCATCTATTCGGGTAGTGGCAACAACTTCAAACTGGTACCAGTTTTTGGGGCACACAGTTTTGAGCCATCCAACAAGATTCTGTATATAGGTCCATCGCAGCAGATACAAAACGAAAAGAATTTTAAGGACAACTCGTCCTTTGCTGTCACAGGTACGGTCAAGTACGATCCGAGGATTTTAGGTTATGAGTCTGCGGATGATCCAGATGCGCCCAATTGCTATGTAGAGGGAGTCAATATATATATTGATGATCAGCCAGTGTTGGTAGATGGGCAGGTGTTGACTACTGATGCCAATGGTCGGTTTGAAATGGATGTACCGATTGGTAAGCATAGAATCAAAGTTGCCAAAAACAATCATACATTCGCAGAGGCGGTTTGGCCTCCGTCGGGTAAGTACAATTTTCAAGACAATGTCTTTGACCTGGTATTCTATGACAACACCACGCGTACCTTGATAGGCAAGGTCGTGGGAGGCGCGACAGAAGGGGAGAAAATATCTGGATCTGGCCAATCAATCAACAACATCGGTACAGCCGAAATCAAACTCAAATCAATTGGGAAGACATGCTTTGAGACGGTGGTGACCACTGATGTCGCTACGGGGGAGTATCTCGTTGATCTTCCTCCATTTCGATACAATATCGTTGACCTTCGAGTCCCCTCACAAACCACTGAATTTAATCGAGAGCTTAAACGGTTGGCAGAGTCTTCGATTGATTTGTCAAGAGATGATCTAGAGACGGATACAGTAGCGTGTACAGGGACTACATGTGATTCGGATTTGGTACTCTATGACTTGAAGAGAGATTTTGTTTTTAGAACACGAGAACGATTTACTGTGAAACAGTACCGGGTAGGGGATGATTTGGTGGAAATACCTGGGGTGTTAGGCTCTGAATTCTATGAGGTTCTTCCGGGTGTTTCACTTGATATTAAGGCCTCTCCACTTCCGTATGAAGTATTCGCGACAGGTGAATACACATGGGGTATCACACTGAGTGAAGAATATGAAAACAGAGACAATAATGTGTTAGACTCCCATAATCCGATTGTTTATTACCAGGATACCATAAGGTCAGGTACAATACAGATTGATAATGAAATTGCGGGACACTCCGGCGTGATGAGTTTGGAAAATGGGGAGGTTATATACACGTTCTCTGTTGGCGAACCGTCACTGTTAATAGATCGTCAATATCCAGAAAAGAGCTTTACCAAGACGGTTCAGATCATAGGGCCTACTACGTCGTGGAAAGAAAAGGATGATTTGTTTCGTGGAATTGTGCTTGGAACTTCATTGGATAAATCACAGCAAAGTTTCTACACGGTCTCTCAGGAAGAATACCAAGTTGTAGATATTGTTTTAAGAGATCCTCCAGGAAGTCAGAGTTACACTGAGTTTTTGAATAAGGCCAAATTTACAAAAGTCAGATCGTCCACGTATAAGCGAGGGTTTAAGCAACAAGGGTCAATAAAAATGGGGGTTTATTATGAACAAGATATAGGCACACTGATTAGTTCCAATGTGGCAGTCAAAATGAAGACTACTTTGGGGTTTGTGGAGAATTCGAGTGGGGATAGGCAAGCCAAAGAGACCTCTATTATATCATTTACCGAGGGGGTCAAACTCAATACTTCTAAAGAAAACAAAAACACTGGGGCCGGGAGTGATTTATTTGTGGGTAATGCTTTAAATATATTCTATTCTCCCAGTTATAATCTTGATATTATCCCTCTAGACTCTTGTGGAGGGGTCAATGAGTGTTATGCGAATAGTTTTGTTGTTAACAGTGAAGAGTATGCTTTTGCTAGGTCAAAATCTATTTCTTTTAACCTTCAAGAATCGACGCTTTTTTATTACACACAGAGACAAATCGAACAGCTCATTGCTGACCTTGAAAAGGATCTGGTAGCCGTATCTGACCCTGATGATCAAAATAGATTGAAAAATCAGATTAGGATTTGGAAGTCCGCAATTGCCCAGAATGAATATGATAAACTGGTAGCGAAGTATTTTGCCTCTCGAAATGATAGCGATTATAGGAAGGAAAATATATCGTTTGGGTACGGTTCTAACATTGAAAAATCCTATGAACTCGGAGTGACCAATGATTTTGGGTACAGTCAGCAGTATAGTTGGTACACAGCATTTGATTTTCATTCGGACTTTTCTTTTTTCGGAGCTTATACAGATATCAATTTTCAAATAGGCAATGCCGTATATGTAGAAACAGGAAATAGCTCTGAGCAGAGTAGTACCCAAGCCACCACCATCCATCTTCAGGATGATGATCCAGGCGATCAATATTCAGTTGATGTGATTTTGAGTGGTGCTAATTATGATACAGATAGTGCAGTGATCAGTATGAATGATCTATATTCTAGATTTGATCAAGGTGTGGCGGCTGTGCCTGCTAGTGCGGGTAGTATCAATGACGTTGACGGAGAGTTTCATTATGTGAAACCTGATACTACAGACTATATCAATCCCGTGTTTATCACCAAAGGGGGGCGAACCTCTTGTCCATATGAGCCTGAGGAGAAGGCTAGGTATTTGGAGTTTTTAAGACCAGAATTATTGGATGATCTACAATCAAAAGGAATAATTGGAGGGTACTTAGAACATCCTGTCGACGATAACCGATTCGTAATAGAAAATAGCTCGTCGGAGGATTATGTTTTAAACTACGGTACTTTCCAGCGAGATCAGCCTGGCTTTAGGATTGAGCCACGTGTGCAGAGAGGGATTCCTTGGAGTCTAAACGACCGGGCTACTTTTGATATCATTCTTGAAAACAAGAATGCAGAAGACACGGTCCGTACCTATAATCTCGTGGTGGATCAGCGAACTACAGGTGCTGGGCCAACGATGAGATTGGATGGAGAGCGATTCATCAAAGGGACGCCCATCGCCCTATATGGAGGAGAGCAACTGACCAAGTCGATTACTCTCAGGCCCGTCGAAGATGTCTATGACTATGAAGACATCGTCGTTTATCTAGTCGCGGGGTGTCAGTTTGACTTTGGTCAGGATTTGGATTTTCAGGAGGACATCTATGCCCGAGACACGCTATCGGTTTATTTTGACCCCTCGTGTCCAATAGCTACTGTGATCTCACCTACCCCTGGATGGATAGTCAACAATCAAGTAGACTCGAAGGTCCAAGTCGAGATTCAGGAGCAGAGCTTCTATTTTGCCAATCATGAGAAAATTAAACTTCAGTTCAAAGCAACGTATCAGACCGATGAGGATTGGGTAGATGCCGCTGTATGGAGTAGAGATGTTGATGAGGTAGCCGAGCAGAGAGCAATAGGGGAAAATTATTTCGATTTCCCGATAGACAACAATTACATCGTGTATGATTGGGATACAGAGGAGTACAATCTGCCAGATGGTGGGTATCAGCTTCGGTGGCAATACATGTGTACCAACGGGTTGGAGTCCTACTCCAATCTCATCAATGGGACTCTGGACCGTACGAGTCCTCATGCCTTTGGGCGACCCTCCCCCGCGGATGGTGTATTGTCGCCCAATGACGAAATCATACTGACACTGAATGAACCGATAGAGGCGGGGTTGGTCGATAGGGATTTTATCCAAGTCACGGGTAAGATCAACGGTACAACACTAAGACACCCTACGAGTATTCGTTTTTCAGACAGTGATACGGATCAGGTAGTCATAGACCATGTTCAGCTTCAGAATACGGCGATCACTGCAGAGATGTGGGTGAGACGTGACGAAGAGTTTGCTCATAGAGAGCAGGAACTTTTGCATCATGGTGACGCGACGACTACTGACCTGAGTTTAAAACTGCTTGCCGATGGTCGTCTTCAGTTAACTTTGGGGACGTTTGATGTGACCTCTGATGCACCCGTTTCGTTGGATGTTTGGTCACATGTGGCTTTCAGTATCGACCCGATTGAGAACAAAGCTGCGCTCTATTACAATGCCGAGCTGGTCGGTTTCAACGAGACTTTCGTTGCGACACATTTTGCTGCGACACCTTTAGTGTTGGGCGGAGAGGGAGCTACTTCATTTACGGGAAATGTCCATGAATTGAGACTCTGGGGTCAGTATATGTTGTCTACAGACATAGCGTCTAATTTTTACAGAGACCTGTCTGGGCGTGAAATAGGGCTATTGGGGTATTGGCCGCTCAACGAAGGGCGTGGCGCATTGTCGGAAGACAGAGTGCTGGCCAGGCATGCTGCGATCCACGCAGATTGGTGGTCTGAACCTACTTCGCTTGCTTATGATTTTGATGGAACCAATCCGGTCACACTCGCATCTCAGGCTTTTGATGATGACGAGGACTTCTCTTTGGAGTTTTGGTTCAAAACCGCCAACACCAGTACCGCCGATACCATGACGCTCGTGAGCAATGGCAATGTCACTGGTCTGGACTGGGAAATTGCCATTACTCCTCTGGGGCAGATTATATTGACTCATGACAATTCCTTTTTTGTACTTGTAGGACAGTCGGTACTGGATCAACAATGGCATCATCTGGGATTGGTTGTCAATCGTGTCGGTAAGACCAGTGCTTTCTTTGATACGAATTTGATTTCGTCTTTTGGTGCAGATTCCTTTGGAGGGTATGGAGGACCTGCAGTGGTCTTGGGTAGCCGTTTGAGCTTCCATGAGTCAACGCAGCTACCTTTCGAGGATTCTTTTGTCGGTCAGATGGACGAGTTTAGGCTGTGGCGCATGGCCAAACGTAGCGAGCAGATAGAGCGCATGGCGTACTACAAGCTGGACGGTGATGAATTGGGTTTGGTGTGTTATGTGCCTTTCGAAAAGTACAACGAGTTGTTGAGAATTTCCGAAGGTAGTCTTGATTGCTATGACGAGTATGACCTGGGAGAGGAGGGGATGAGTACTGGTGAGCAGTATTCGGTAGAAAATCCTGACATTGTCCTGAAGCCTAACGAGACACCGGTCTATTTTAATTATTCGGTCAACGGGGATAAAATCATCATCACGCTTGATGAAGATAGTCCCGAAACGATCGAAAACTGCATACTGGATATTTCGGTGAGAGGGCTAGTGGATCAGAATGGAAATGTGATGAAGTCTCCTGTGACCTGGTCGGCATATGTGGATCGCAACCAAGTGTCGTGGGAGGATAGGACAGTATCGTTACAAAAATTGATTGATGAACCTTTGAGCTTCACCAGTACCCTGATCAATGAAGGAGGGGAAAACCAGTCTTTCGTCGTGGACAATCTCCCTACATGGCTTAGTGCCACCCCATCATCTGGGGTGATTGCTCCGGAGGGGGAAGAGGACATCGTATTTACAGTCAATGCCGGGCTCAATATCGGTGAATACCAAGAGGCGATTCATCTTAGAACAGATTTTGGTTTCAACGAGACTTTATTGCTGGATCTCAAAGTCAGCCGATCACTTCCAGATGATTGGGTATTCTCACCTGAGGATTTTCAATACACGATGAGTTTTATCGGACAAGTCAAAATAGGGGAGGTCTATTCGGTAGATGATGAGGATGTCGTAGGGGTATTTGTCAATGATGAGTTGCGAGGTATGGCGACCCTTTCGTACCAAGAGGTGTACGATACCTATCAGGTGTTCTTGTCTGCCTATAGCAATGCACTGTCTGGTGAGGAGTTGGAGTTTAGGATTTGGGACGCAAGTGAGGGCAAAGTGCTCAATCATATTGCAACTCCACAAATTCCATCTGATCCAGTTTGGTTTATCCAAAACGAGATATATGGTAGTCCTTCTACACCCATAGTTTTTTTATCTAACGAACATGTGGTGACTACAGTCAACATACCAAAAGGTTGGAAGTGGGTGTCCTTTAGTTTGGATTCTGATGATTTGACGCGTAGCAGTCGTTTGTTTGCTGGTCAGCCACTGACGTCAGGTGATCGGATCATCGGCATGGATGGTTTGGATATCTATGATCAGGAAAATGAGCTTTGGATAGGAAGCTTGGCTGGTGACAATTTGCCAGTGGGTCAAGGAGGTTTGGACGTGACGAAATCGTACCGGGTGTTCTCAGCCAACACGCAGCGGATTAGTTTTTCTGGTCAGCCAGTCGATACGCAGGTGTCACAGATACCTCTATATTCACCGACTAGTGAGTCCTTGGCGCGCGAGTGGAACTGGGTCAGTTTCTTGGGGCAGGAAAACATGGAGATCAATGAGGCCCTTGCTTCGCTACAGGCTAGTGATGGAGACATCATCAAAAGTCAGTATGCGTTTGCTATCTACGATCCAGTGCTCAAATGGATAGGGAATCTTAAATACCTATCTCCAAATGAGGGGTATGTGATGAAGGTTTCGGAAGATCAGCAGTTGGTGTTTCCTCAGTCGGGTTTGATCAATGCGTCTTCTAGGACCAATCAAGTGACTGCTATCTACGAACAATCAGGTTTGGATCCGCATCAGTACCGAGACAATATGTCCATGGTTGTGCAAGTGATAGGTCTGGATCTGGCAAGTGATGCACCTGTCTTAGAAGCGTATCATGAGGGGCAACTCCGAGGTGTCGCAGAAGCGCAGGAGGTCAATGGCCAATCTGTGTATTATTTGACAGTATATGGAGATGCATCAGAAGATGTGGTATTTAAGCTACGGTTTGGCGAGAAGAGCTATCCACTGGATGAGTCACGAGTATTTGAGGCAGCTACCTTAGAGGGGACAACAGACTCACCAGTTCTATTCAACTTTCATCTAGAGGAGGATGCGTACTTGGGGTCCAATGTCTACCCAAATCCATTTGATACGGATGTCAAGTTTGTTTTTGCCCTAGATAGCGACGGTTTTGCACAACTACGAGTCGTATCGATGGACGGCAAACTATTGATTGATCGTGAGTTTTTAGGAAACCCTGAAGAGCTCGTGGAGTTCGAGTGGAACGGTCTAGATGACCATGGAGGAGAGGTCCATCGAGGAGTGTATGTACTCAAACTACAATCGGCTAGTCAGGATCGATCGCAACTGTTGATTAAAGAATAA